One stretch of Vibrio kanaloae DNA includes these proteins:
- a CDS encoding GNAT family N-acetyltransferase — protein MEIKVAEYKDYERIAQLHADSWKLYYRGILADDYLESDVLEDRSVIWQTRLINPPFNQHVLLLEEGGLLVGFVCAFGNHNFERGTFIDALHVDNNYRGRGVGKRLLSELSKWLKQYYSDSGLYLEVMSENHQAIAFYEAIGGKEELEQVWNAPCGSQVNEKVISWESPQDLEQKTASVVYS, from the coding sequence ATGGAAATTAAGGTAGCTGAATATAAAGATTATGAACGAATCGCCCAATTACATGCGGATAGCTGGAAGCTATATTACCGTGGCATTCTCGCTGACGATTACTTAGAAAGTGATGTTTTAGAGGACAGATCTGTTATTTGGCAGACTCGTTTGATCAACCCTCCTTTTAACCAACATGTTTTATTGCTTGAAGAGGGCGGTTTACTGGTTGGTTTTGTCTGCGCGTTTGGTAATCATAACTTTGAACGTGGCACGTTCATTGATGCGTTACACGTAGACAATAATTATCGTGGCCGAGGTGTAGGCAAGCGTTTACTGTCTGAACTATCTAAGTGGTTGAAGCAATATTACTCGGATTCAGGACTTTACCTAGAAGTGATGTCTGAAAATCACCAAGCCATTGCATTCTATGAAGCGATTGGTGGTAAAGAAGAGCTGGAACAAGTTTGGAATGCACCCTGTGGTAGTCAAGTGAATGAAAAAGTGATTTCTTGGGAGTCGCCACAAGATCTTGAACAGAAAACTGCTAGTGTCGTTTATTCTTAA
- a CDS encoding LysR substrate-binding domain-containing protein produces MKIKPLPPLNSLVAFEASARQLSFTLAAEELNVTQGAISRQIRQLEEYLGKAMFTRANRSINLTPTGLQYYQSISHSLLDIAQVTGEVKKWQGEQKITVATTNAMAALWLLPKVAEFQNEHDDIDIRILASDNILDLRRLDCDIALFYCRTPPAEMEVTTLFSEEVFPVCSPLYMEKIGNPTEAEEIFSKTLLYLEESQRDWVNWEQWFSGVDLPNMTPRNRMNINNYPMLLQAAINGQGIALAWGSLVDDYLQSGALVRPVEHLLSTPSKFSMLEPKGRGLVPASVKRFREWLLHQLPDEVGDKGLV; encoded by the coding sequence ATGAAAATCAAACCACTCCCGCCTTTAAATAGCTTGGTGGCATTTGAAGCATCTGCTCGGCAACTAAGCTTTACCCTTGCGGCAGAAGAGCTCAACGTGACACAGGGCGCAATAAGCCGCCAAATTCGTCAACTAGAAGAGTACCTTGGCAAAGCCATGTTCACGCGGGCAAACCGCAGTATCAATTTAACGCCAACTGGTCTGCAATATTACCAATCGATCAGTCATTCTTTACTTGATATTGCGCAGGTCACCGGAGAAGTTAAAAAATGGCAAGGAGAGCAAAAAATCACGGTCGCGACGACTAATGCCATGGCGGCCTTATGGCTGCTACCGAAAGTGGCAGAATTTCAAAATGAGCATGACGATATCGATATCCGTATATTGGCCTCAGACAATATCCTCGATTTACGACGCTTAGATTGCGATATCGCACTGTTTTATTGCCGTACGCCTCCGGCTGAGATGGAAGTTACTACGCTCTTTTCTGAAGAAGTTTTTCCTGTGTGTAGTCCTCTTTATATGGAAAAGATCGGTAACCCGACCGAAGCCGAAGAGATCTTCAGTAAAACCTTACTTTATTTGGAAGAGTCCCAGCGAGATTGGGTGAACTGGGAGCAGTGGTTCAGCGGCGTTGATTTACCTAACATGACGCCAAGAAATCGTATGAATATCAATAATTACCCGATGTTGTTACAAGCAGCGATCAACGGACAAGGTATTGCTTTGGCTTGGGGATCGTTGGTAGATGACTATCTGCAAAGCGGCGCGTTAGTTAGACCGGTCGAACACTTACTTTCAACGCCTTCAAAATTTTCTATGCTAGAGCCCAAAGGAAGAGGGTTAGTGCCCGCCAGTGTTAAACGTTTTCGTGAATGGTTGCTTCACCAATTGCCGGACGAAGTGGGTGATAAGGGGTTAGTGTAG
- the dcuC gene encoding anaerobic C4-dicarboxylate transporter DcuC — MLELLIGLVITIAVGYFIVKGYKAAGVLLTAGLALLLITGLIGHTVLPAKVASTGNVVTDSLEFVKYMLQYRGGGLGMQIMLLCGFASYMTHIGANNVVVKQFSKPLAVIKSPYVLLVAAYIVACLMSLAVSSATGLGVLLMATLFPMMTAMGISRPAAVAVCASPAAIILSPTSGDVVIAAEKSGMSLDVFAVQTVLPVSICAIIVMAAAAFFWNKYLDKKENTPMEKVDVSEIETTAPAFYAALPFLPIIGVFLFNGRTIPGLSLDIYTIVVGSIFVGALIDYVVKKFDGEKTLEDLDSCYQGMAEAFKGVVMLLVAAGVFAQGLMSIGAIDNLIGLAESAGAGGIALMLILTGLTVAAAIATGSGNAPFYAFVELAPSLAAKMGLNPAFLIIPMLQASNLGRTISPVSGVVVATSGMGKISPFEVVKRTSVPVICGLITVIFGTLVLVPMTA; from the coding sequence ATGTTAGAGCTCTTGATCGGATTAGTGATTACCATCGCTGTTGGTTACTTTATTGTCAAAGGCTACAAGGCAGCAGGTGTATTACTGACTGCTGGCCTTGCCCTACTTCTTATTACTGGCCTTATTGGCCATACCGTTTTACCAGCTAAAGTCGCTTCAACAGGTAATGTGGTTACCGACTCACTAGAATTCGTTAAGTACATGCTCCAATATCGAGGTGGCGGCCTAGGCATGCAGATCATGCTTTTGTGTGGTTTTGCTTCTTACATGACACACATCGGTGCGAACAACGTGGTAGTGAAACAGTTCTCTAAACCGCTTGCTGTGATCAAATCTCCTTATGTGTTGCTAGTAGCGGCTTACATTGTGGCTTGTTTGATGTCACTTGCAGTCAGTTCGGCAACTGGTCTGGGGGTGTTGTTGATGGCGACCTTATTCCCAATGATGACAGCAATGGGTATTTCTCGCCCAGCAGCTGTCGCGGTTTGTGCGTCACCTGCGGCAATCATCCTTTCACCAACATCTGGTGATGTTGTTATTGCCGCTGAAAAATCCGGAATGTCTTTAGATGTGTTTGCCGTTCAAACGGTACTACCAGTGTCCATCTGTGCAATCATCGTGATGGCTGCTGCAGCTTTCTTCTGGAACAAGTACCTAGATAAGAAAGAAAATACCCCCATGGAAAAAGTAGACGTTTCTGAAATTGAAACAACAGCACCCGCTTTCTACGCTGCATTACCATTTCTACCTATCATCGGTGTTTTCCTATTCAACGGCCGCACTATTCCGGGGCTTTCACTTGATATCTACACCATCGTAGTTGGCTCTATCTTCGTAGGTGCGCTCATCGATTACGTTGTTAAGAAATTCGACGGAGAAAAAACACTGGAAGACCTAGATTCTTGCTATCAAGGTATGGCAGAAGCATTTAAAGGCGTGGTAATGCTTTTGGTTGCGGCAGGTGTGTTTGCTCAAGGCTTAATGTCTATAGGTGCGATTGATAACCTAATCGGCCTTGCTGAATCGGCAGGTGCTGGTGGTATTGCCTTAATGCTTATCCTAACGGGCCTAACGGTTGCTGCGGCTATCGCGACCGGCTCTGGTAACGCACCTTTCTATGCTTTCGTAGAACTGGCTCCATCACTGGCAGCTAAGATGGGCTTGAACCCAGCATTCCTCATTATCCCAATGCTCCAAGCATCTAACTTAGGCCGTACCATCTCTCCAGTATCTGGTGTGGTTGTTGCTACATCTGGTATGGGTAAAATTAGTCCATTCGAAGTCGTTAAACGTACTTCTGTACCCGTAATTTGTGGTCTTATTACGGTTATCTTCGGTACGCTGGTATTGGTTCCAATGACGGCGTAA
- a CDS encoding response regulator, with protein MTICKVILVDDHPLMRRGISQLLSFEDEFEVIAEASNGTEAIALAHEEEPDLILLDLNMKGMSGLDTLKALRTDGSSANIVILTVSDSPADIEAIVKAGADGYLLKDTEPDELIELLKQAHSGDKAYSDVVARYLSDTVSRKDIFDQLTEREMQILQEVAKGYRNKQIADHLFISESTVKVHMKSLLKKLQVPSRTAATVLYLERYGEMK; from the coding sequence TTGACGATTTGTAAAGTAATACTGGTTGATGATCATCCATTGATGCGCAGAGGTATAAGCCAATTACTGAGCTTTGAAGATGAATTCGAAGTGATTGCGGAAGCAAGCAATGGCACTGAAGCGATCGCTCTTGCTCATGAAGAAGAACCTGATTTGATCCTGTTGGATCTTAATATGAAGGGGATGTCAGGGCTCGATACTTTAAAAGCGCTTCGTACTGATGGGTCGAGCGCTAACATTGTTATTTTAACTGTCTCGGATAGTCCTGCAGATATTGAAGCTATAGTAAAAGCAGGTGCTGACGGTTACTTGTTGAAAGACACTGAACCTGATGAATTGATTGAGTTACTTAAGCAAGCGCATAGTGGCGACAAGGCCTACAGCGATGTTGTTGCTCGCTATTTGAGTGATACCGTCAGTCGTAAAGATATCTTCGATCAGCTGACTGAACGTGAAATGCAGATCCTTCAAGAAGTCGCAAAAGGTTATCGTAATAAGCAGATCGCTGATCACTTGTTCATTTCTGAATCGACGGTTAAGGTACATATGAAGAGCCTACTGAAAAAGCTACAGGTGCCTTCACGTACCGCCGCAACCGTTCTTTACCTAGAACGTTACGGAGAAATGAAGTAG
- the ylqF gene encoding ribosome biogenesis GTPase YlqF: MVNNTIQWFPGHMHKARKEIEEVIPQVDVIIEVLDARIPFSSENPMISSLRGDKPCVKVLNKRDLADPELTQRWIEHFEKEQGVKAIAITTSVKEEVNHVMELVRKLAPHREQMGKNIRTMIMGIPNVGKSTIINCLVGRTIAVTGNQPAVTRRQQRINLQNGVILSDTPGILWPKVENPHSGFRLAATGAVKDTAMEYDEVAFYTVEYLAKQYPNLLKERYQIEELPESDIELMEAIGRKRGALRAGGHIDLHKCSEILLHELRNGTLGKVTLELPEMITKELVEVEEAAALKAEQQIKKKEERRKRYLKNKR, translated from the coding sequence ATGGTTAACAACACAATTCAATGGTTTCCGGGACACATGCATAAAGCCCGCAAAGAAATCGAAGAAGTTATCCCACAGGTTGATGTGATTATCGAAGTACTGGACGCTCGTATTCCGTTCAGTAGTGAAAACCCAATGATCTCTTCACTGCGCGGCGATAAGCCTTGTGTAAAAGTGTTGAACAAACGTGACCTTGCGGATCCTGAACTGACTCAGCGTTGGATTGAGCACTTCGAGAAAGAGCAAGGTGTTAAAGCGATTGCAATTACCACCAGCGTTAAAGAAGAAGTTAACCATGTTATGGAGTTAGTCCGTAAGCTAGCACCGCACCGTGAACAGATGGGTAAAAACATTCGCACGATGATCATGGGTATCCCTAACGTAGGTAAATCAACCATTATCAACTGTTTAGTTGGACGTACAATCGCGGTAACGGGTAACCAACCGGCAGTGACTCGTCGCCAACAACGCATTAACTTGCAAAACGGAGTGATCCTTTCAGATACTCCTGGAATCCTTTGGCCTAAAGTAGAAAACCCACACAGTGGTTTCCGCTTGGCAGCAACGGGGGCTGTTAAAGATACAGCAATGGAATACGATGAAGTTGCTTTTTATACGGTTGAATACTTAGCGAAACAGTACCCGAATCTACTTAAAGAACGCTACCAAATCGAAGAATTGCCAGAGTCTGACATCGAGTTGATGGAAGCGATTGGTCGTAAGCGTGGTGCACTTCGTGCAGGTGGTCATATCGACCTTCACAAATGTTCTGAAATTCTACTTCACGAACTGCGCAACGGTACTTTAGGTAAAGTCACTCTAGAGTTACCGGAGATGATCACCAAAGAGCTGGTCGAAGTTGAAGAAGCTGCTGCTCTAAAAGCCGAACAACAAATTAAGAAGAAAGAAGAGCGTCGTAAGCGTTACTTGAAGAACAAACGTTAA
- a CDS encoding GGDEF domain-containing protein — protein sequence MNRRKFMFDSDTDALFDLHNKRRVLKFIVLVAMLTFLPLIIKNFVIGEAFLALILLSFLATLLIEVYVALYFHKKIIGHLIPLTLITFSIILSVDIFGTLVTYWVFPIITAIVFVIPQRLAIATNGIIILGTSMVALQHQPLSITLRFFLALLCCSFISHFAIEAIRKLQHELRNLSTKDSLTGAFNRYQLETFLQNAADKNMPNQQSPSKSSIAIIDIDYFKQVNDLYGHDVGDQIIKEVVDTVKANTRKSDILFRLGGDEFLLLLIDTSKKEANDIVKHFSNLVSAGRNSAPCQINLSIGIAELISNEEIDTWMKRADEALYAAKHNGRNQVHIYDTACSSTQANSLGTKIN from the coding sequence ATGAATAGACGTAAGTTCATGTTCGACAGCGACACCGATGCTCTATTCGATTTGCATAATAAAAGAAGAGTATTGAAGTTTATCGTGTTAGTTGCAATGCTCACTTTCTTACCATTGATCATCAAGAATTTTGTTATTGGTGAAGCTTTTCTCGCTTTAATTTTACTCTCTTTTTTAGCTACCTTGCTGATTGAAGTTTATGTCGCCTTATACTTTCATAAAAAAATAATTGGTCATTTGATCCCACTAACTCTTATTACATTTTCGATTATTTTAAGTGTGGATATATTTGGAACTCTTGTAACGTACTGGGTATTTCCAATCATCACAGCCATTGTATTTGTTATCCCTCAACGCTTAGCTATTGCCACCAATGGTATTATTATCCTAGGGACAAGCATGGTGGCTTTACAGCATCAACCCCTCTCGATTACCCTTCGCTTTTTTTTAGCGCTGCTTTGTTGCTCTTTCATCTCTCACTTTGCCATTGAGGCCATTCGTAAGTTACAACATGAACTTCGTAACCTGTCTACCAAAGACTCTTTAACTGGCGCATTTAACCGCTATCAACTGGAGACATTTTTACAAAACGCAGCCGATAAGAATATGCCAAATCAACAGTCGCCAAGTAAATCTTCTATAGCAATCATTGATATTGATTATTTTAAGCAAGTCAATGATTTGTACGGTCATGATGTAGGGGATCAAATCATTAAAGAAGTAGTGGATACAGTTAAGGCCAACACACGAAAAAGTGATATTTTATTTAGGCTTGGTGGGGATGAATTTTTACTCTTGCTGATTGATACTTCAAAAAAAGAGGCAAATGATATCGTGAAGCATTTCTCTAACCTAGTTTCGGCAGGGCGAAATTCAGCACCTTGTCAAATTAACTTGAGTATTGGTATTGCTGAACTTATTTCTAATGAAGAAATTGATACTTGGATGAAGCGGGCTGACGAGGCTCTGTATGCTGCAAAACATAATGGTCGTAACCAAGTACACATATACGATACGGCTTGTTCATCAACACAGGCTAACTCACTAGGGACTAAAATTAATTAA
- a CDS encoding acyl-CoA desaturase: MNSADTPSTKKPPLIWLNIFVFSFSMLLAVVAAPVYGYFFGYGMEHWIWLAICFTFCNLSITTGYHRLWSHKAFEAHSSLRFLFALGGAFALQNSALHWSSDHRVHHKHVDNNDKDPYSAKRGFWYSHIGWMIRNYNTSMYEDYENCRDLKKDKIVMWQHKNYILLALLMNFGVPIALGVVYGDVIGMLLIVGAVRLVLNHHTTFFINSLAHIWGSQPFTDKNTARDNGVLAVLTFGEGYHNFHHIFENDYRNGIYWWQYDPTKWLIKSASLMGLASKLKKTPQARIEKAEASMLLKRTQQKIMHRADKQQIADKLQKEFDALVSNMNEYYAVKKQLLESKREDVVKKYEHSVLKVRYQQIKMNFEQQKKNWAMTVEQYA; this comes from the coding sequence ATGAATAGTGCCGACACACCATCAACAAAAAAGCCACCATTAATCTGGCTTAATATTTTTGTATTCTCTTTTAGTATGCTGCTTGCTGTTGTCGCGGCTCCCGTTTATGGCTACTTTTTTGGCTATGGTATGGAGCACTGGATATGGCTGGCGATCTGTTTTACGTTCTGTAATCTTTCAATTACGACGGGTTACCACCGCTTATGGTCACATAAAGCCTTTGAAGCACATTCAAGCCTAAGATTTCTGTTTGCGTTGGGTGGCGCATTTGCATTACAGAACAGCGCTCTACACTGGTCTTCTGACCACCGTGTTCACCACAAGCATGTTGACAACAACGACAAAGACCCATATTCAGCAAAACGTGGCTTTTGGTATTCACACATCGGCTGGATGATTCGTAACTACAACACCTCAATGTATGAAGATTACGAAAACTGTCGTGACCTAAAGAAAGACAAGATCGTAATGTGGCAACACAAAAATTATATTTTGCTGGCACTATTAATGAACTTCGGCGTACCTATCGCTCTTGGCGTTGTTTACGGTGATGTAATTGGCATGTTATTGATTGTGGGTGCGGTTCGTTTGGTACTAAACCACCACACCACATTTTTTATTAACTCTCTCGCTCATATTTGGGGTAGCCAACCCTTTACTGATAAAAACACAGCGCGTGACAACGGTGTACTTGCTGTCCTTACTTTTGGCGAGGGCTATCATAACTTCCACCATATCTTTGAGAATGACTATCGTAATGGTATTTATTGGTGGCAATACGATCCAACAAAGTGGTTAATTAAGAGTGCTTCATTGATGGGCTTAGCAAGCAAGCTTAAGAAAACGCCTCAAGCACGTATTGAGAAAGCTGAAGCATCAATGTTACTGAAGCGGACGCAACAAAAAATCATGCACCGCGCTGACAAACAGCAGATCGCAGACAAGCTTCAAAAAGAGTTCGACGCACTGGTATCAAACATGAACGAATACTACGCAGTCAAAAAACAATTACTTGAAAGCAAACGAGAAGACGTGGTGAAAAAATATGAACACTCTGTACTTAAAGTTCGTTATCAGCAAATCAAAATGAATTTTGAGCAACAGAAGAAAAACTGGGCGATGACGGTAGAGCAGTATGCTTAA
- the narQ gene encoding nitrate/nitrite two-component system sensor histidine kinase NarQ: MLIKPVSSVTSTIAKSLLFILLLSVATTGFAIFTLASSLNDAEAVNVAGSMRMQSYRLAHDIQIESVDYDSHIHEFERSLYSPSMTKLVSWNVPTDITEDYYLIIGRWHELKRVLNSEDRKHYLVLVENFVNEIDHFVFKLQQFSENKLIKLAWAGGVGLGGILVISLFVVHFVRKQVVKPLHALVGASQRIKNSDFEVQLEVTNSNELGILTKTFNSMAKDLGVLYRNLEDVVDAKTVELQNANQSLQALYYSSQELTVTRIAPENFRAILQHLASLEGIESLRLEIVDNSGRSLILDEGYDSNCNYEKFEMKLDDNELILGYLYCAYHHGHSTKTLIESFIQLLSRAIYYNRAQKKAEQLIIMEERATIARELHDSLAQSLSYLKIQVTLLKRVVSKLPEHKHREQSEQIASEIGVGLANAYTQLRELLTTFRLSIKEGSFGDALGTMLEQLNERTDAKISLTNNLSSIELDAHSQVHLLQLIREATINAIKHANADLIDVCCINENGEVLVVIKDNGDGFDPSSSKMNHYGMSIMQERAARLNGDLTVEAAKGEGCTVILKYKILKEVQVDDL; encoded by the coding sequence TTGCCATCTTTACTTTGGCTTCAAGTTTGAATGATGCGGAGGCGGTCAACGTCGCTGGTTCAATGCGTATGCAGAGCTACCGCTTAGCCCATGATATTCAAATAGAATCAGTTGATTATGATTCTCATATTCACGAGTTTGAGCGCTCGCTTTACTCTCCATCCATGACCAAGTTGGTCAGTTGGAATGTTCCTACGGACATCACAGAAGATTATTACTTGATCATTGGTCGTTGGCATGAATTGAAGCGTGTTTTGAATAGCGAAGATCGTAAGCACTATTTAGTGTTAGTCGAAAACTTCGTGAATGAGATAGACCATTTTGTTTTCAAGCTTCAACAGTTCTCAGAGAATAAGCTGATAAAATTAGCGTGGGCTGGTGGCGTAGGGCTAGGTGGTATTCTCGTCATATCTCTTTTTGTTGTTCACTTCGTACGTAAACAGGTTGTTAAACCTCTCCATGCGTTGGTTGGAGCAAGTCAGCGAATAAAGAACAGTGACTTTGAGGTTCAGTTGGAAGTAACGAACAGCAATGAACTCGGTATTTTGACCAAAACGTTCAACTCAATGGCCAAAGATTTGGGTGTGCTATACCGAAATCTTGAAGATGTCGTTGATGCCAAAACAGTTGAACTGCAAAATGCCAATCAATCATTGCAGGCGCTCTATTATTCCTCACAAGAACTCACAGTGACGCGTATTGCCCCAGAAAACTTTAGAGCGATCTTACAACACTTAGCTAGCCTTGAAGGAATCGAATCATTAAGGTTAGAGATTGTTGATAATTCAGGTCGGTCACTTATTCTGGATGAAGGTTACGACTCAAATTGTAACTATGAAAAATTTGAGATGAAGTTGGATGATAACGAACTGATTTTGGGTTATTTGTATTGCGCATATCATCATGGGCACTCAACAAAAACTTTGATTGAAAGCTTTATTCAATTGCTATCGCGAGCGATCTATTATAATCGTGCTCAAAAGAAAGCTGAGCAGCTTATCATTATGGAAGAGCGTGCGACGATAGCGCGTGAACTGCACGATTCATTGGCCCAATCTCTTTCATATTTGAAGATTCAAGTCACTTTGTTAAAGCGTGTTGTTAGCAAACTACCTGAACATAAACACAGAGAGCAGTCAGAACAGATAGCCTCTGAGATAGGGGTTGGTTTAGCTAATGCCTATACTCAACTTCGGGAGCTGCTCACTACATTTAGGTTATCTATCAAAGAAGGTAGCTTTGGAGATGCTTTGGGTACGATGCTCGAACAACTCAATGAGCGTACCGATGCGAAGATTAGTTTAACCAATAATCTTTCATCTATTGAACTTGATGCTCATAGTCAAGTTCACCTGCTTCAATTGATTCGTGAGGCAACAATAAACGCCATAAAACACGCTAATGCAGACTTGATAGATGTATGCTGCATAAATGAAAATGGTGAAGTATTAGTTGTGATTAAGGATAATGGAGATGGCTTTGATCCCAGTAGTTCTAAAATGAACCACTATGGAATGAGCATCATGCAGGAGCGAGCGGCAAGACTGAATGGCGACTTAACGGTTGAAGCAGCAAAAGGTGAAGGCTGTACAGTCATATTAAAATATAAAATTTTGAAGGAAGTTCAAGTTGACGATTTGTAA